One part of the Thermoanaerobacterium sp. CMT5567-10 genome encodes these proteins:
- a CDS encoding APC family permease, with protein MEKTQKLKKDIGLFIATALVTGNMMGSGIFMLPATLASKSGPGATILAWLITGIGSILLALSFANLGSKIPKAGGPYEYSKLAFGDFIGFINAWLYWNGSWIGNAAVVIAVASYSSALFPILSQSHLAAFLYTSAILWIFTIINIIGVKRAGSTQTTITVFEVCLFLFFIIVSAVHFKTSNVLPLFPAGKGINTLSAAATSTLWAFVGLETASITAEEIKNPERNVKLSTIFGILIAVVMYLAINLSAMGAMPQNELAKSASPIADILKQFLGKNIATVIIVGSVISVLGTTVGWLLSTARVAYAAGKDGLFPEIFAKVHPKYKTPHVSLIIGSVLVNLLLLMNYTKSLVSAFTFIILLATLSFLPVYAFTAASEIMLLIKRDKKVNVLSFIKNSFVPLLGFIYAIWTIYGSGAETVMYGFIMLMCGIPFYIYMKYKNSVKLDEVRKVLKS; from the coding sequence ATGGAGAAAACACAAAAGCTCAAAAAAGACATAGGCTTATTTATTGCGACAGCATTAGTGACAGGCAACATGATGGGATCTGGCATATTTATGCTTCCAGCTACATTAGCATCAAAGTCCGGTCCCGGTGCAACAATACTTGCATGGCTCATTACAGGCATAGGGTCAATCCTTTTAGCATTGTCATTTGCAAACCTAGGCTCAAAGATTCCAAAGGCTGGTGGTCCGTATGAGTACTCAAAATTAGCTTTTGGCGACTTTATAGGTTTTATAAATGCATGGCTTTACTGGAATGGTTCTTGGATCGGAAATGCCGCTGTAGTCATAGCAGTTGCAAGCTACTCAAGTGCTCTATTTCCAATTTTATCTCAAAGCCACCTAGCAGCTTTTTTATACACAAGCGCTATTTTGTGGATTTTTACAATAATAAATATAATAGGTGTAAAAAGAGCTGGCTCGACACAAACAACCATAACTGTCTTTGAAGTATGCCTTTTTTTATTTTTCATAATTGTGTCTGCAGTGCATTTCAAAACAAGCAATGTTTTACCTTTGTTTCCAGCAGGAAAGGGCATAAATACACTGTCTGCAGCAGCTACTTCCACATTATGGGCATTTGTAGGACTTGAAACTGCGTCGATAACTGCTGAAGAAATCAAAAACCCTGAAAGAAATGTGAAGTTAAGCACGATTTTTGGCATATTAATCGCAGTAGTAATGTATCTAGCTATAAATCTCTCTGCGATGGGTGCAATGCCTCAAAACGAACTTGCAAAAAGTGCTTCTCCAATTGCTGACATACTTAAACAGTTTTTAGGTAAAAACATAGCAACTGTAATTATTGTTGGCTCTGTAATAAGCGTTCTTGGCACGACGGTTGGATGGCTTTTATCAACAGCCCGTGTTGCGTATGCGGCAGGAAAAGATGGATTGTTTCCTGAAATCTTTGCTAAAGTACATCCAAAATACAAAACACCTCATGTTTCGTTGATTATAGGTTCTGTACTGGTTAATCTGCTGTTGTTGATGAACTATACAAAGTCTTTAGTCTCAGCCTTTACGTTCATAATATTGCTGGCTACGCTTTCTTTCTTGCCTGTTTACGCTTTTACGGCAGCATCTGAAATCATGCTTCTCATAAAAAGAGATAAGAAGGTAAATGTACTAAGCTTCATCAAAAATTCATTTGTGCCGCTTTTAGGCTTCATTTACGCAATATGGACAATATACGGATCTGGAGCCGAGACAGTCATGTACGGATTCATAATGCTTATGTGCGGAATACCATTCTATATTTATATGAAATACAAAAATTCAGTAAAATTGGATGAAGTACGAAAAGTCTTAAAAAGCTAA
- a CDS encoding acyltransferase family protein encodes MPRPLNSNVRYMAGLDGLRAIAVLAVIGYHLNLSFMQGGFLGVSIFFVLSGYLITNIISAEWERSGKVDLKNFWLRRMLRLFPALFIMVVLVVCYVTLFDPGRLASIKGDAITSILYINNWWLIFHKVSYFAKFGPPSTFGNLWSLAVEGQFYLIWPLVLIILFKYLKKKRYIVFLTLLLSVASALAMGMLYEPGMDPSRVYYGTDTRAFGLLLGSALALILPSDKLSNNISRNKRLILDVIGFLSILVIFIMFVYVNQYDTFVYRGGMFLLSIVAAVTIAISAHQESLLGKALGCFPLRWLGARSYGVYLWYFPVLILTTPAVDTEGINPIRAVLQIFLIILISALSWRYIEDPIRHGALKRMIQDIKSLRLRKGKIFLQFKTSVLVIVSTVLVSIFIAGMSGIMPANASVSLNSSGGGNGKNVSPSYVENSDVTSDGIVQEDSSNIPDNRRDIKYYPYKGGKADSSVESNDSGQTDVKIQDGKGITIIGDSILIDTKPYLEEMLPGITIDGKVGRQMYQAKDVVKSLKAKGKISDTLIVELGTNGPFTEDQLLSLLKAAEPVKHIILVNVRVPRPWESVVNKTLNKVSSEYPHTTLIDWYKASYGHDSFFSPDAVHLEPSGAKYFASLIAKTIKDNNTDSN; translated from the coding sequence ATGCCAAGGCCTTTAAACAGCAATGTGAGATATATGGCAGGGCTTGATGGCCTTCGTGCAATAGCCGTGCTTGCTGTCATAGGGTACCATCTCAATTTAAGCTTTATGCAGGGGGGATTTTTGGGTGTCAGCATATTTTTTGTTTTGTCTGGGTATTTGATAACAAATATAATTTCTGCTGAATGGGAAAGAAGCGGCAAAGTAGATTTAAAAAATTTTTGGCTGCGAAGAATGCTCCGATTATTTCCTGCACTTTTTATAATGGTAGTTTTGGTGGTTTGCTATGTTACATTATTTGATCCTGGAAGGCTAGCATCTATAAAAGGTGATGCAATAACAAGCATATTGTATATTAACAACTGGTGGCTGATTTTTCACAAAGTTTCCTATTTTGCAAAATTTGGTCCTCCATCTACGTTTGGGAATTTATGGTCATTAGCTGTGGAAGGTCAGTTCTACCTTATATGGCCTCTTGTTTTGATTATTTTATTTAAATATTTGAAGAAAAAAAGATATATTGTGTTTTTGACTTTACTGCTATCTGTAGCATCTGCTTTGGCTATGGGAATGCTGTATGAGCCTGGTATGGATCCCAGCCGTGTTTATTATGGGACTGACACACGTGCTTTTGGGCTGCTTTTAGGATCGGCTTTAGCATTGATTTTACCAAGTGATAAGCTTTCAAACAATATTTCAAGAAATAAGAGGTTGATTTTGGATGTAATTGGATTTTTATCAATATTAGTAATTTTCATAATGTTTGTCTATGTTAATCAATATGATACTTTTGTATACAGAGGTGGAATGTTTTTATTATCTATAGTAGCTGCGGTTACAATAGCGATATCAGCACATCAAGAGAGTTTATTAGGTAAGGCATTGGGATGTTTTCCCTTAAGATGGCTTGGTGCAAGGTCTTATGGTGTATATCTTTGGTATTTTCCTGTACTCATTTTGACTACTCCAGCAGTTGATACAGAAGGTATAAATCCAATACGGGCAGTACTTCAGATATTTTTGATTATACTTATATCTGCCTTGTCATGGAGATATATAGAAGATCCTATTAGGCATGGTGCACTTAAAAGAATGATTCAGGATATAAAATCTTTAAGGCTTAGAAAAGGGAAAATATTCCTTCAATTTAAAACATCCGTGTTAGTTATAGTATCTACAGTTTTAGTGTCTATATTTATAGCAGGAATGAGCGGGATAATGCCTGCTAATGCGTCAGTATCTTTAAACTCCAGTGGAGGTGGAAATGGCAAAAATGTTTCACCATCTTATGTAGAAAATAGCGATGTTACAAGTGATGGTATTGTACAAGAAGACAGTTCTAATATACCAGATAATAGGAGGGATATAAAATATTATCCATATAAAGGTGGAAAGGCGGACTCAAGTGTAGAGTCAAATGATAGTGGTCAAACTGATGTTAAGATTCAGGACGGGAAAGGGATAACGATTATTGGTGATTCTATATTGATCGATACGAAGCCTTATTTGGAAGAAATGCTGCCCGGAATTACAATAGATGGTAAAGTGGGACGCCAGATGTATCAGGCGAAAGATGTCGTAAAATCTCTTAAGGCAAAGGGAAAAATCAGCGATACTCTGATAGTTGAGTTAGGTACAAATGGACCTTTTACAGAAGATCAACTGCTGTCCCTTTTAAAAGCTGCAGAACCTGTAAAACATATAATATTAGTGAATGTGCGTGTTCCTCGACCATGGGAAAGCGTGGTAAATAAAACATTAAATAAAGTATCTTCTGAATATCCGCATACAACATTGATTGATTGGTATAAAGCAAGTTATGGCCATGATTCATTCTTTTCACCAGATGCAGTACATCTGGAGCCTTCTGGAGCAAAATACTTTGCTTCACTTATAGCAAAGACGATAAAAGACAACAATACAGATAGCAATTAA
- a CDS encoding cysteine hydrolase family protein: MNFDSFLYNTRPFLNYLFDFYSNLDDMKLSTVINDSGNADNVSLIVVDMVNGFCKSGALSSPRIGGIIEPIKNLINASYRMGIKNILFINDAHIKDAAEFADYPQHCVKGTDESSIVEELLEIIKGQPQIYEKNSLNVFFGGEFDDGNSFLKKIISMLKEGKSTFIIVGNCTDLCVYQTAISIKMVANANNLSVNVIVPENCVETYDISVKTAERLKIIPHDGDLTHVMFLYHMKLNGINIVKELLEE; the protein is encoded by the coding sequence ATGAATTTTGATAGTTTTTTGTACAATACAAGACCTTTTTTAAATTATTTGTTTGACTTTTATAGCAACTTGGATGATATGAAGCTTAGTACAGTTATAAATGATTCCGGAAATGCTGACAATGTATCATTGATTGTGGTAGACATGGTAAATGGTTTTTGCAAAAGTGGTGCACTATCAAGTCCCAGAATTGGAGGCATAATAGAACCTATAAAGAATTTGATAAATGCGTCTTACAGAATGGGCATAAAAAATATACTGTTTATAAATGATGCCCATATTAAAGATGCAGCGGAATTTGCCGATTATCCACAGCACTGTGTAAAAGGAACTGATGAAAGCTCTATCGTTGAAGAACTTTTAGAGATAATAAAAGGACAGCCACAGATATATGAGAAAAATTCACTAAATGTGTTTTTTGGTGGAGAATTTGACGATGGGAACTCGTTTTTAAAAAAGATAATCAGCATGCTTAAAGAAGGAAAGTCTACTTTTATCATCGTTGGAAATTGCACCGATTTATGTGTATATCAGACAGCAATTTCTATAAAGATGGTTGCAAATGCCAACAATTTAAGTGTTAATGTCATTGTGCCAGAAAATTGTGTTGAGACTTATGATATAAGTGTAAAAACTGCTGAGAGGCTTAAAATTATTCCACACGATGGTGATTTGACACATGTGATGTTTTTATATCATATGAAGCTTAATGGTATAAACATTGTTAAAGAATTGTTGGAAGAATAA
- a CDS encoding PaaI family thioesterase, with translation MEVRNNGINEDLFKKIIELNKNAQYHNLIGMDIVELDSGKVTMEIIISEKHLNIFGIAHGGVVFSLMDTAMGIAAKTMGRNMVTLEMNINYIKSVKIGDKIDAFAKIIHLGKSTAVAVCDAYNQDGKLVASARETFYSLN, from the coding sequence TTGGAAGTAAGGAATAATGGCATAAACGAAGATTTATTCAAAAAAATAATTGAATTAAATAAGAATGCACAATATCATAATCTAATTGGAATGGATATAGTTGAGCTAGATAGTGGCAAAGTTACAATGGAAATTATAATTTCAGAGAAACATTTAAATATTTTTGGGATTGCACATGGAGGAGTGGTGTTTTCACTTATGGATACGGCAATGGGAATTGCAGCAAAGACGATGGGAAGAAATATGGTCACTCTTGAAATGAATATAAACTATATAAAATCTGTTAAGATCGGGGATAAAATTGATGCTTTTGCAAAGATAATTCACTTAGGAAAATCTACTGCTGTTGCTGTATGCGATGCTTACAACCAAGATGGTAAACTTGTAGCGTCAGCAAGGGAGACGTTTTATAGTCTAAATTAA
- a CDS encoding sigma-70 family RNA polymerase sigma factor — protein sequence MISYNELCFKAKNGDENSTVEILNKFNPLLISLAKKFPYDDFNDMLQDGREILITAIKEFDEKKGREFIAYASMQLKFHFLGMYRKRKPSLSLNAKANDDDDEIIDLLESDGLSPEEEFFKGISMKDLKDALNSLTEKQKNIILLYFFNRKSLVEIAKEVGIGYQSAVKLKNRAIERLRFAIKNDIIM from the coding sequence ATGATAAGCTATAATGAACTGTGCTTTAAAGCAAAAAATGGTGATGAAAATTCTACTGTGGAAATTTTAAACAAGTTTAATCCTCTTTTGATATCACTTGCTAAAAAATTTCCTTATGATGATTTTAACGATATGCTTCAAGATGGAAGAGAAATTCTGATTACAGCCATAAAGGAGTTTGATGAGAAGAAAGGGAGAGAATTTATAGCATATGCCAGCATGCAGCTTAAATTTCACTTTTTAGGAATGTATAGAAAGAGGAAGCCTAGCCTTTCTTTGAATGCAAAAGCTAATGATGATGACGATGAAATAATAGATTTGTTGGAAAGTGACGGCTTATCACCAGAAGAGGAGTTTTTTAAAGGTATTTCAATGAAAGATTTGAAAGATGCCTTAAATAGCCTGACGGAAAAGCAAAAAAATATAATTTTATTATACTTCTTTAATAGAAAATCATTGGTGGAAATAGCAAAAGAGGTAGGCATAGGATATCAAAGTGCAGTAAAATTAAAAAACCGAGCTATAGAGAGATTAAGATTTGCGATAAAAAATGATATAATTATGTAA
- a CDS encoding C40 family peptidase, with the protein MNHKKLVASVVLSITLMQAPSAFAMELLKYGSRGQAVVSLQQTLNRLGYSTGGIDGIFGSKTKSAVIALQKKFGLSPDGIVGPATEAVLNRTTASGVSSRGAYDRTSNLSVVSIAERYLGTPYVYGGTTPAGFDCSGFVQYVYKQAGKSIGRTTYDQYAGGRPVSLSDLQPGDILFFSTSGKGPTHEGIYIGNNRLIHMSDSSKKAAYDDFSGWFRTYYIGARRYY; encoded by the coding sequence TTGAATCACAAAAAGTTAGTTGCATCAGTAGTTTTGTCAATAACACTTATGCAAGCACCAAGTGCGTTTGCAATGGAGCTTTTGAAGTACGGTTCAAGAGGACAAGCAGTGGTTAGCTTGCAGCAAACGCTGAATCGACTTGGTTATAGCACAGGTGGTATTGACGGTATTTTCGGCAGCAAGACGAAAAGTGCTGTTATTGCATTACAGAAGAAATTTGGCTTATCTCCTGATGGTATAGTGGGACCAGCGACAGAGGCGGTTTTAAATAGGACAACTGCAAGTGGAGTTTCATCTAGAGGTGCTTATGATCGCACGTCAAACTTGAGCGTAGTTAGCATTGCGGAAAGGTATCTAGGGACACCGTACGTTTACGGTGGTACGACACCTGCTGGCTTTGACTGTTCTGGCTTTGTCCAATACGTATATAAGCAGGCAGGAAAAAGCATCGGCAGGACTACATACGATCAGTATGCTGGTGGAAGGCCTGTAAGCTTATCAGATTTACAGCCTGGTGATATACTGTTTTTCTCTACGTCAGGTAAAGGGCCTACACATGAAGGAATATACATAGGTAATAATCGCTTGATACATATGAGCGATTCTTCAAAAAAGGCAGCATATGATGATTTTAGCGGGTGGTTTAGGACTTACTATATAGGTGCAAGGAGATATTATTAA
- a CDS encoding ISLre2 family transposase has product MLDISLNENEINFKDLEAEIYKLVCEEACKIMAQILMKIDDMLLEKRDKKEYRCKGKKHTNIKTIMGTVEFDKRIYEHINSEGKKEYVYLLDEYLKMDTIGHISTNLIEKVVENVTEMSYREAAKNIESLTNQSISHTTAWNIIQKVGEKIAELEKQDIKLFKENKLRGEKETKILFQEMDGLWLSMQGKDRPKGKKSRGKKEIKLAVAYDGWVKRSPGSNEYITHNKIVCAGFASSKEFKELVDATIAKEYNIDEIEIKIINGDGASWIKESLGEEGVYFQLDPFHKSQAVIRNIENKKDACKLMKMLDEGKAEESLEYIAKLMIEQKDDEKQMKKLEKLYNYLVANKEGIKPYQKREEIKIPEAPEGIEYKHLGTMENNIFDTLARRMNAGKMSWTEKGANNLAKILALKTSGKLNSVVETYFNVIISEEKLAEIKEEIKLSAADVNKKQKKAKTYHMQRGDMPFEGCAMTNGRKTIREILRYKCLSELKVI; this is encoded by the coding sequence ATGCTAGATATAAGTTTAAACGAAAATGAAATAAATTTCAAGGATTTAGAAGCGGAAATTTACAAATTAGTTTGCGAAGAAGCTTGTAAAATAATGGCTCAAATCCTCATGAAGATAGATGATATGTTACTAGAAAAAAGGGACAAAAAAGAATATAGATGTAAAGGTAAAAAGCATACAAACATAAAAACAATTATGGGCACTGTTGAATTTGATAAAAGAATTTATGAACATATAAATAGTGAAGGGAAAAAGGAATATGTTTATCTTTTAGATGAGTATTTAAAAATGGATACAATAGGGCATATATCAACAAATCTTATTGAAAAAGTTGTAGAAAATGTAACAGAAATGTCATATAGAGAAGCAGCGAAAAATATAGAATCATTAACAAATCAAAGCATAAGCCATACAACTGCATGGAATATAATACAAAAGGTTGGAGAAAAAATAGCAGAATTAGAAAAACAAGATATAAAACTATTCAAAGAAAACAAATTAAGAGGAGAAAAAGAAACAAAAATATTATTTCAAGAAATGGATGGATTATGGTTATCAATGCAAGGCAAAGACAGACCAAAAGGCAAAAAAAGCAGGGGAAAAAAAGAAATAAAATTAGCAGTAGCATACGACGGATGGGTAAAAAGAAGCCCGGGAAGTAATGAATATATAACACATAATAAAATAGTATGTGCAGGATTTGCAAGCAGCAAAGAATTTAAAGAATTAGTAGATGCAACGATAGCAAAAGAATACAACATAGACGAAATAGAAATAAAGATAATAAATGGAGATGGAGCAAGTTGGATTAAAGAAAGTTTAGGAGAAGAAGGAGTATATTTTCAATTAGATCCATTTCATAAAAGCCAAGCAGTAATAAGGAATATAGAGAACAAAAAAGATGCCTGCAAATTGATGAAAATGCTAGATGAAGGGAAAGCAGAAGAAAGTCTAGAATACATAGCGAAATTAATGATAGAGCAAAAAGATGATGAAAAGCAAATGAAGAAATTAGAAAAACTATATAACTATTTAGTAGCCAATAAGGAAGGGATAAAACCATACCAAAAGAGAGAAGAAATAAAAATACCAGAAGCCCCAGAAGGGATAGAATACAAACATTTAGGAACAATGGAAAACAATATATTTGACACATTGGCGCGCAGAATGAATGCGGGAAAAATGAGTTGGACAGAAAAAGGTGCGAACAATTTAGCAAAGATACTAGCCTTAAAGACAAGCGGAAAACTTAATAGTGTTGTAGAAACATACTTTAATGTTATAATATCAGAAGAAAAATTAGCAGAGATAAAAGAAGAAATAAAATTATCAGCAGCGGATGTAAACAAAAAGCAGAAAAAAGCAAAAACATATCATATGCAAAGAGGCGATATGCCGTTTGAAGGTTGTGCAATGACAAACGGCAGAAAAACAATAAGAGAAATACTCAGATACAAATGTTTAAGTGAATTAAAAGTCATATAA
- a CDS encoding Ku protein codes for MRSMWKGAISFGLVSIPIKLYAATEDNSVHFRQLHKDCKSPIKYEKICPVCNRQVSEDEIVKGYEYEPGKFVIIDEEDLERIPKSTVKTIDILDFTDLNKIDPIYFDKTYYIAPDEIGAKPYVLLRDSMKKLNRVAVARVVIRSRQDLACIRVYNDDYMVLETMHFPDEIRNTNGLPPIRNVDLHENEVKMAIKLIDTLTSEFSPEKYDDNYRKALIDIIESKIQDRKIEIPESPKEENVLDLVSALKASIESVNGESTAKKSKKKKGA; via the coding sequence ATGCGTTCAATGTGGAAAGGTGCCATAAGCTTTGGTTTAGTCAGCATACCTATAAAACTCTATGCAGCAACAGAGGACAATTCAGTTCATTTCAGACAGCTTCATAAAGACTGCAAATCACCTATCAAATACGAAAAAATCTGCCCTGTCTGCAACAGACAGGTATCAGAAGATGAAATAGTTAAAGGATATGAATATGAACCAGGAAAATTTGTCATTATCGATGAAGAAGATTTAGAAAGAATTCCGAAGTCAACAGTTAAGACGATAGATATTCTTGACTTCACAGATTTAAATAAAATCGATCCAATCTATTTCGATAAAACATATTATATAGCACCAGATGAAATCGGAGCAAAGCCATACGTGCTTTTAAGAGATTCTATGAAAAAATTAAACCGTGTTGCAGTTGCAAGAGTCGTTATACGTTCAAGACAAGATTTAGCTTGCATCAGAGTTTACAATGATGACTACATGGTGTTAGAAACAATGCATTTCCCTGATGAAATAAGAAATACAAATGGGCTTCCACCGATTCGCAATGTAGACCTGCATGAGAATGAAGTAAAAATGGCGATTAAGCTTATAGATACGTTGACATCTGAATTTTCTCCCGAAAAATACGATGATAACTATAGAAAGGCCTTAATTGATATAATTGAGTCAAAAATACAAGATAGAAAAATTGAAATACCTGAGTCACCGAAAGAAGAAAATGTACTAGATCTTGTAAGCGCTTTAAAAGCCAGCATAGAATCGGTAAATGGCGAAAGTACAGCAAAAAAGAGTAAAAAGAAAAAGGGTGCATAA
- a CDS encoding DNA ligase, with protein MSMMDEKIPPMLAVSGKVFDDPDWLYEIKWDGSRTIAFLSSTTRLQDRRLVDVSHQFPDLMNLNKFIKANEVILDGELIVLKDNKPSYRNIMMRKHQQNKLKIDLLSKSNPAMFITWDVIYFDGKELLNYPLIERKQILKKVVIESNLLRISDYIFEHGKDLFEETGKNHLEGVMAKKADSKYYLGKRSRLWQKFKHHIVLNAVILGYRTDKTALVLGLYNEEGKLVHIGNVESGISQKELTAFMEVAKDIKVKNNFYGAKINNVQWIMPVLVCKVKFMEWSENFKMRAPSFLEFIYNAKPYECRFT; from the coding sequence ATGTCGATGATGGATGAAAAAATCCCACCTATGCTAGCAGTATCAGGCAAAGTCTTTGATGACCCAGATTGGTTGTATGAAATCAAATGGGATGGCTCTAGAACTATTGCATTCCTTTCATCAACAACGAGGCTGCAGGATAGAAGGCTTGTGGATGTAAGTCATCAATTTCCGGATCTCATGAATCTTAACAAATTTATCAAGGCTAATGAAGTAATACTTGATGGAGAGTTAATAGTCTTAAAAGACAATAAGCCCAGTTATAGAAATATAATGATGCGAAAACATCAACAAAACAAACTAAAAATCGATCTTTTAAGTAAATCTAATCCCGCAATGTTTATAACTTGGGATGTAATATATTTTGATGGAAAAGAGCTTTTAAACTATCCGCTGATTGAACGCAAACAAATTTTAAAAAAAGTTGTCATTGAAAGTAACCTACTAAGAATATCAGATTACATATTTGAACATGGAAAAGATTTATTTGAAGAAACCGGTAAAAATCATTTAGAAGGTGTAATGGCCAAAAAGGCAGACTCAAAATATTATTTAGGAAAAAGAAGCAGACTATGGCAGAAATTTAAACATCACATAGTATTAAATGCTGTAATATTAGGCTATAGGACAGATAAAACAGCACTAGTGCTGGGGCTTTACAATGAAGAAGGCAAACTTGTACACATTGGAAATGTAGAATCTGGCATTTCGCAGAAAGAACTTACAGCATTTATGGAGGTAGCAAAAGATATAAAAGTTAAAAATAATTTTTACGGTGCTAAAATAAACAATGTTCAATGGATCATGCCTGTGCTTGTTTGTAAAGTAAAGTTTATGGAGTGGTCAGAAAATTTTAAAATGAGAGCTCCATCTTTTTTAGAGTTTATCTACAATGCAAAACCTTATGAATGTAGATTTACGTAA
- a CDS encoding penicillin-binding protein 2, with amino-acid sequence MSSINKKRILVVLITFLFLISCLVIRLIWLQVVMAPKYSLAVKKQTTSNIVLKPQRGIIYDANGNILATNVAGGDVYVAPKNIKHPDKIANQLYSLLGMKKDSLYKLLNNKNSEWTVLKKNVSLDNINKIKKLNLEGIYIEDTSIRSYPDGNLLSQTLGFTGTDGNGLYGLEYSFDKYLNGIPGLEIATTDEIGHVVGLPEKLYEPKKGDDLVLTVDSVIQGYAETAIEKAYETYDPANGITAIVMNPKTGDILAMANIPDFNPNEPNKVSSLDTWANPAISYIYEPGSVFKVVTASAALEESLVTPNEQFYDPGYYIVSGHKINSWTKLGNIDFSQAVAMSSDTVFMKIIVERLKLNTLYKYINAFGFGNPTGIQLPGEASGMIINEKNVYPVDLASMSFGQGIAVTPLQMIDAFSAAINGGYLMKPNIVKEIKSGDKVIKEFKPQVIRQVISQDTSNTMKELLKKVVDEGTGTACQIPDFTVGGKSGTTENYSPGKYTASFAAFAPVDNPQVSVLVVIRNPTKNGHMGGEIAAPVVKDILSNTLRYLMIKK; translated from the coding sequence TTGTCATCAATAAATAAAAAGCGGATTTTAGTTGTGCTTATTACATTTTTATTTTTAATATCATGCCTTGTAATACGACTTATATGGCTTCAGGTTGTTATGGCACCTAAATATTCATTGGCTGTTAAAAAGCAGACTACATCAAATATTGTATTAAAACCTCAAAGAGGAATAATATATGATGCAAATGGAAATATCCTCGCAACTAACGTAGCCGGCGGTGATGTATATGTTGCACCAAAGAATATAAAGCATCCAGATAAAATTGCAAATCAATTGTACAGCTTATTAGGGATGAAAAAAGATTCACTGTATAAGCTTCTAAACAATAAAAATTCTGAGTGGACTGTCCTTAAAAAAAATGTTTCTCTGGACAATATAAACAAAATAAAAAAGCTAAATCTTGAGGGTATTTATATCGAAGATACAAGCATCAGAAGTTATCCAGATGGCAATTTGCTGTCACAGACGCTAGGATTTACCGGCACTGATGGGAATGGACTATATGGACTTGAATATTCATTTGACAAATACCTAAATGGCATACCAGGTTTAGAGATAGCAACTACTGATGAAATTGGTCATGTCGTAGGACTCCCTGAAAAATTGTATGAACCTAAAAAAGGAGATGATTTGGTCCTTACTGTTGATTCTGTTATACAAGGATATGCAGAAACAGCCATAGAGAAAGCTTATGAAACATACGATCCAGCCAATGGTATCACAGCCATAGTAATGAATCCAAAAACTGGAGATATACTTGCAATGGCCAATATACCTGACTTTAACCCAAATGAGCCAAATAAGGTAAGCTCGCTTGATACATGGGCAAATCCGGCTATATCATACATATATGAACCTGGTTCAGTATTTAAAGTAGTAACAGCATCTGCAGCTTTAGAAGAATCACTTGTTACACCAAATGAGCAATTTTACGATCCCGGTTATTATATAGTATCCGGTCACAAGATAAATAGCTGGACGAAATTAGGAAATATAGACTTCTCACAAGCGGTGGCAATGTCCAGTGATACGGTATTTATGAAGATAATAGTTGAAAGGCTTAAATTAAATACATTGTACAAGTACATAAACGCCTTTGGATTCGGAAATCCAACAGGAATACAGCTTCCAGGTGAAGCATCAGGCATGATAATCAACGAGAAAAACGTATATCCTGTTGACCTTGCATCGATGTCTTTTGGACAAGGCATCGCGGTAACACCACTGCAAATGATAGATGCCTTTTCAGCAGCTATAAATGGCGGATACTTAATGAAACCAAATATAGTAAAAGAGATAAAATCAGGTGATAAAGTCATAAAAGAATTTAAACCTCAAGTCATAAGGCAGGTTATATCACAAGACACATCAAACACCATGAAAGAGCTGCTTAAAAAAGTCGTCGATGAGGGAACGGGAACAGCATGTCAAATACCTGACTTTACTGTAGGAGGAAAATCCGGTACAACTGAGAATTACTCACCAGGAAAATACACAGCATCTTTCGCAGCATTTGCACCAGTAGACAATCCTCAAGTATCAGTTTTAGTAGTCATCAGAAATCCTACTAAAAACGGCCACATGGGCGGAGAAATTGCAGCACCTGTCGTAAAAGACATACTTTCAAACACCTTAAGATATCTGATGATAAAAAAATAG